The proteins below come from a single Nocardiopsis gilva YIM 90087 genomic window:
- a CDS encoding DEAD/DEAH box helicase family protein has protein sequence MADPLVPSSPSHPSGDARWPGEFRPYQGEALDEVDARWADGHRRTWVVLPPGAGKTLVGLEAARRLGRRTVVFAPNTAIQGQWVSHWHAFERPDGCDAGTGRDLGHQVTVLTYQSLAVFDPDTETDEEGRETTPATMKERLHANGAALVDALHSAGPLTVLLDECHHLLQAWGRLLDEVLAELDDAYVIGLTGTPAASLTASEHDLVDRLFGPPITGASIPALVRSGYLAPFAELAYVTEPTAVERDYLAEQGSRFSEMCTDLLAPGFADTDFLPWLHVRFTERATGDGDSGGGDGTVGRLPWPRLAALEPELTDAVLRLHYVGLCELPDGARLLERHRHPPHAEDWTVLIGDYARRCLDAGSERDRAAYERIRAALPSVGYHLTKRGIRRGASPVDRVLARSAAKSYATVEIVAAEAGTIGSRMRALVLCDHEHAAARAPARLRGVLADDAGSAWLQLELLAADDRTDGFDPMLVTGRAVAAGPHTAAAFIAYAEAERPVLELKARLDGKLCRIEGSWNARDRVELVTRFFEEGHCQVLVGTRALLGEGWDARGVNTVVDVTTATTPTAVVQSRGRALRLDPSWPDKTAHTWTVVCVTHNHPRGAADWDRFVRKHEGYLGADAEGEVMSGVAHVDPAFSPFEPPDSNELDAVNARMLVRAGRREETRRRWRVGSAYSDLLLPTLRVRPDRPTTPPGGEARGDGAAIGAAVGASMDEGAVSTAAAVCPDGGPGRSAALTVVGTAADGGPPEAVPAAAGAVERPALPDAGRTRKGHLLSSPLPSSPVAGTLMAMGALSWAGSVAVAASGVPGIVVLAALGVLLVAAGAAAEGRRRRSDRIRAAEWLLAIAARPVDTARYACAVADGLHTVGRSSAGAEGVRVTVDADGVYRYTLTGAGPQAAEDFATALDEVLAPPVGSPRYILSRYVIDEPADDRDARGRACALVGGEPHANHAVYHVVPTVFARRRADAKAFAEAWSTWVSEGELTYAPSARGQEILAAQYGTDPTGVTTARRLSWT, from the coding sequence ATGGCAGACCCCCTGGTCCCCTCCTCGCCATCCCACCCATCAGGGGACGCGCGCTGGCCCGGGGAGTTCCGTCCCTACCAGGGGGAGGCCCTGGACGAGGTCGACGCGCGGTGGGCCGACGGGCATCGGCGGACCTGGGTGGTGCTGCCGCCGGGCGCGGGCAAGACGCTCGTCGGGCTTGAGGCCGCCCGACGGCTCGGGCGGCGGACGGTCGTCTTCGCGCCCAATACCGCTATCCAAGGGCAGTGGGTCTCCCACTGGCACGCCTTCGAGCGGCCTGACGGGTGCGACGCCGGGACCGGGCGGGACCTCGGGCACCAGGTCACGGTCCTCACCTACCAGTCGCTCGCCGTCTTCGACCCCGACACCGAGACCGACGAAGAAGGGCGCGAGACCACCCCCGCCACCATGAAGGAGCGGCTGCACGCCAACGGTGCCGCGCTCGTCGATGCCCTGCACTCGGCCGGTCCCCTCACCGTCCTCCTGGATGAGTGCCACCACCTGCTGCAGGCCTGGGGGCGCCTCCTCGACGAAGTCCTCGCCGAACTCGACGACGCCTACGTCATCGGCCTGACCGGCACCCCCGCCGCCAGCCTCACCGCCTCCGAGCACGACCTCGTCGACCGGCTCTTCGGGCCGCCGATCACCGGCGCGTCCATCCCGGCGCTGGTCCGCAGCGGCTACCTGGCCCCCTTCGCCGAGCTCGCCTACGTCACCGAGCCCACGGCCGTCGAGCGCGATTACCTGGCCGAGCAGGGCTCCAGGTTCAGCGAGATGTGCACCGACCTGCTCGCCCCGGGCTTCGCCGACACCGACTTCCTCCCGTGGCTGCACGTCCGTTTCACCGAGCGCGCGACCGGCGACGGCGACAGCGGCGGCGGTGACGGCACGGTCGGTCGGCTCCCTTGGCCGCGGCTGGCCGCCCTGGAACCGGAGTTGACCGACGCGGTCCTGCGGCTGCACTACGTGGGCCTGTGCGAGCTACCCGACGGCGCCCGGCTGCTGGAGCGCCACCGCCACCCGCCGCACGCCGAGGACTGGACGGTGCTCATCGGGGACTACGCCCGGCGCTGCCTGGACGCGGGCTCGGAGCGCGACCGGGCGGCCTACGAGCGTATACGGGCCGCACTCCCGTCGGTCGGCTACCACCTCACCAAGCGCGGGATCCGTCGCGGGGCCTCGCCGGTAGACCGGGTACTCGCCCGCAGCGCCGCCAAGTCCTACGCCACGGTGGAGATCGTCGCAGCCGAGGCGGGCACGATCGGCTCTCGGATGCGTGCCTTGGTGCTGTGCGACCACGAGCACGCGGCGGCACGCGCCCCGGCGCGCCTGCGCGGGGTACTCGCCGACGACGCGGGGTCGGCGTGGTTGCAACTGGAGCTGCTGGCCGCCGACGACCGCACGGACGGGTTCGACCCGATGCTGGTCACGGGGCGCGCGGTGGCGGCCGGTCCGCACACCGCCGCCGCGTTCATCGCCTACGCGGAGGCTGAGCGGCCGGTCCTGGAGCTGAAGGCGCGCCTCGACGGGAAGCTGTGCCGCATCGAGGGCTCGTGGAACGCGCGCGACCGGGTCGAGCTGGTCACCCGGTTCTTCGAGGAGGGGCACTGCCAGGTGCTGGTGGGCACCCGCGCGCTGCTGGGGGAGGGGTGGGACGCCCGCGGGGTGAACACGGTCGTCGACGTGACGACGGCGACGACGCCCACGGCCGTCGTCCAGAGCCGCGGGCGCGCGCTGCGCCTGGACCCGTCCTGGCCGGACAAGACCGCGCACACGTGGACGGTCGTGTGCGTGACCCACAACCACCCGCGGGGCGCGGCGGACTGGGACCGCTTCGTCCGCAAGCACGAGGGGTACCTGGGGGCCGACGCCGAGGGCGAGGTGATGAGCGGCGTCGCGCACGTCGACCCGGCGTTCTCGCCGTTCGAGCCGCCTGACTCGAACGAGCTGGACGCGGTCAACGCGCGGATGCTCGTGCGCGCGGGGCGACGCGAGGAGACCCGCCGCCGGTGGCGGGTCGGGTCGGCCTACTCCGACCTCCTGCTGCCGACCCTGCGGGTGCGCCCGGATCGGCCGACCACGCCGCCGGGCGGGGAAGCGCGCGGGGACGGCGCCGCCATCGGTGCAGCCGTGGGCGCGTCCATGGACGAGGGCGCGGTGTCGACTGCGGCGGCCGTGTGCCCGGACGGGGGACCGGGACGCAGCGCGGCGCTCACAGTGGTCGGCACCGCAGCGGACGGCGGGCCGCCCGAGGCTGTCCCCGCCGCTGCGGGCGCCGTCGAACGGCCCGCCCTCCCGGACGCGGGCCGAACGCGGAAGGGCCATCTCCTGTCCTCCCCGCTGCCGTCCAGCCCCGTGGCCGGGACGTTGATGGCGATGGGCGCGCTGTCCTGGGCGGGCTCGGTCGCGGTAGCCGCGAGCGGGGTGCCAGGGATCGTCGTCCTGGCCGCCCTGGGCGTCCTCCTGGTCGCCGCGGGTGCGGCTGCGGAGGGTCGGCGTCGCCGGTCCGACCGGATCCGGGCGGCCGAATGGCTGCTCGCGATCGCCGCGCGGCCGGTCGATACCGCGCGCTACGCCTGCGCGGTCGCCGACGGCCTGCACACGGTCGGGCGCTCCTCGGCGGGGGCCGAGGGGGTGCGCGTGACCGTGGACGCCGACGGCGTGTACCGCTACACCCTCACTGGCGCCGGCCCCCAGGCGGCCGAGGACTTCGCCACCGCCTTGGACGAGGTGCTGGCCCCGCCGGTGGGCAGCCCGCGCTACATCCTGAGCCGCTACGTCATTGACGAGCCCGCCGACGACCGCGACGCCCGGGGCCGGGCGTGCGCCCTGGTCGGGGGAGAGCCCCACGCCAACCACGCGGTGTACCACGTCGTCCCGACCGTCTTCGCCCGCCGCCGGGCCGACGCCAAGGCGTTCGCCGAAGCCTGGAGCACGTGGGTCTCGGAGGGCGAACTCACCTACGCGCCCAGCGCCCGCGGTCAGGAGATCCTCGCGGCCCAATACGGCACCGACCCCACCGGCGTGACCACCGCCCGCCGCCTTTCCTGGACCTAA
- a CDS encoding GNAT family N-acetyltransferase has translation MANLELVTAADVQLMQGLAQRVTATRPELVNSDATLGELAWNWGKGHASDGASWPRRLWFSGGDLVAWSWACLPHRVRRSDGSVKDVTGAYLAYQVHPGHAGLVDEVIDWYDGTAADIERTVMPSAADEFALERWTAHGYETDPASLGDAGYWTQLNERDLTDVEEPVLPDGFRFRTAEEAGPKAAVQAHLDAWAPSTYTAESYQGVRQTATYRGDLHILVEAPDGTMASSTIMWLDEANQTAEFEPVGTHPDYRRRGLARAMLLHGMHLARAAGATHMTVACLGAPGHPKARELFHSVGFRELARDAPLIKTPTAG, from the coding sequence ATGGCGAACCTCGAGCTTGTGACCGCCGCGGACGTGCAGCTCATGCAGGGTCTGGCGCAGCGTGTCACCGCCACCCGCCCCGAGCTGGTGAACAGCGACGCCACGTTGGGCGAGCTGGCCTGGAACTGGGGCAAGGGGCACGCCAGCGACGGCGCGAGCTGGCCGCGTCGGCTGTGGTTCTCTGGCGGGGATCTGGTGGCGTGGAGCTGGGCCTGTCTTCCGCACCGGGTGAGGCGGAGCGACGGGTCGGTGAAGGACGTCACCGGTGCCTATCTGGCGTATCAGGTCCATCCCGGCCACGCCGGGCTGGTTGACGAGGTGATCGACTGGTACGACGGTACGGCGGCGGACATCGAGCGTACGGTGATGCCGAGCGCCGCCGATGAGTTCGCGCTGGAGCGATGGACGGCGCACGGCTATGAGACCGACCCGGCCTCGCTCGGCGACGCCGGGTACTGGACCCAGCTCAACGAGCGGGACCTCACCGACGTGGAGGAGCCGGTACTGCCGGACGGATTCCGGTTCCGCACCGCCGAGGAGGCCGGGCCCAAGGCCGCGGTCCAGGCCCATCTGGACGCCTGGGCTCCCTCGACCTACACGGCTGAGAGCTACCAGGGCGTCCGGCAGACGGCGACGTATCGCGGCGACCTGCACATCCTGGTAGAGGCGCCGGACGGAACGATGGCATCCTCCACGATCATGTGGCTCGACGAAGCGAACCAGACCGCTGAGTTCGAGCCGGTCGGGACACATCCGGACTACCGGCGTCGGGGGCTGGCAAGAGCGATGCTTCTACACGGGATGCACCTGGCGCGGGCGGCCGGGGCCACTCATATGACGGTCGCCTGCCTGGGTGCACCGGGGCATCCCAAAGCGCGCGAGCTGTTCCACAGCGTCGGGTTCCGGGAGTTGGCGCGCGACGCGCCGCTCATCAAGACCCCGACCGCGGGCTGA
- a CDS encoding helix-turn-helix domain-containing protein — protein MADRVQVRKIDNDEGRRLLRIVRRGSGSVVTWRRAHMVMLSAQKMPAAKIAEVTFTSPDRVRDVIHNVNADGAVIPRGRGAWGHLLPE, from the coding sequence GTGGCCGACAGGGTTCAGGTTCGGAAGATCGACAATGACGAGGGCCGCAGGCTGCTGCGGATCGTCCGGAGGGGCAGCGGGTCGGTGGTGACCTGGCGGCGTGCCCATATGGTGATGCTCTCCGCGCAGAAGATGCCCGCAGCGAAGATCGCCGAGGTGACGTTCACCAGCCCGGACCGGGTTCGCGACGTGATCCACAACGTCAACGCCGACGGCGCAGTCATACCCAGAGGACGGGGAGCCTGGGGCCATCTTCTGCCTGAATGA
- a CDS encoding alpha/beta hydrolase family protein translates to MRFTSQTSSDGVIEQLFTLPFTLGEIPGVLWTPDGTAGTRPLILMGHGGGQHKKAPGIVARARRFAAECGFAVAAIDAPAHGDRPRTKEHNRLIGEMRNRMQTGGDVAPVLAEFHTLLANQSVPEWRAVLDAVQELDHVGAYPVGYWGMSLGCGLGIPFIAAEPRIRAAVLGLNGAETSAEAAAQITVPVEFLVQWDDERVPRAASLALFDLFASAEKTLHANPGKHAEVPMFELDSSLRFFTRHLS, encoded by the coding sequence TTGCGCTTCACCTCCCAGACGTCGTCCGACGGCGTCATCGAACAGCTCTTCACTCTCCCCTTCACCTTGGGTGAGATCCCCGGCGTGCTGTGGACTCCGGACGGCACCGCCGGTACCCGCCCTCTGATCCTGATGGGACACGGCGGCGGCCAGCACAAGAAGGCCCCCGGCATCGTGGCGCGTGCCCGCCGCTTCGCGGCCGAGTGCGGCTTCGCGGTGGCGGCCATCGACGCGCCCGCCCATGGCGACCGGCCGCGAACCAAGGAACACAACCGGCTCATCGGCGAGATGCGGAACCGCATGCAGACCGGCGGGGACGTGGCTCCGGTGCTCGCCGAATTCCACACCCTCCTCGCCAACCAGAGCGTCCCGGAATGGCGGGCGGTCTTGGACGCGGTCCAGGAACTGGACCACGTCGGCGCCTACCCGGTGGGCTACTGGGGGATGTCGTTGGGCTGCGGACTCGGCATTCCGTTCATCGCAGCCGAGCCCCGCATCCGCGCGGCGGTGCTGGGCCTGAACGGGGCGGAGACCTCTGCCGAGGCCGCCGCACAGATCACCGTCCCGGTGGAGTTCCTGGTGCAATGGGACGACGAGCGGGTGCCGCGGGCGGCGAGTCTGGCGCTGTTCGACCTCTTCGCCTCAGCCGAGAAGACGCTGCACGCCAACCCCGGCAAGCACGCGGAGGTCCCGATGTTCGAACTCGACAGCTCGCTGCGGTTCTTCACTCGGCACCTGAGCTGA
- a CDS encoding NUDIX hydrolase — protein sequence MTYPSQDSYRWYADAAVPDGMEITQVYGWLVDGHGRVMARIDDGHWGLPGGTPELYDSDRVATLVREVDEEVQVRIADPVYLGYQEVLHPNHRSHAQLRMVARITELLPRRPDPDNGRIHGRILASFDAVLDGLNWGPSTEGQAECARRIAEARWGLPVMSPTAGPALD from the coding sequence ATGACGTATCCGTCTCAGGACAGCTACCGCTGGTACGCCGACGCCGCGGTTCCCGACGGTATGGAGATCACCCAGGTCTATGGATGGCTCGTCGACGGCCACGGGCGCGTGATGGCCAGGATCGACGATGGCCACTGGGGCCTTCCCGGCGGCACCCCCGAGCTCTACGACTCCGACCGCGTCGCCACCCTCGTTCGCGAGGTCGATGAGGAGGTGCAGGTGCGGATCGCCGACCCCGTGTACCTCGGATACCAGGAAGTCCTCCACCCGAACCACCGTTCGCATGCCCAGTTGCGGATGGTCGCGCGCATCACCGAGCTCCTCCCCCGCCGCCCGGACCCGGACAACGGGCGTATCCACGGACGGATCCTCGCATCGTTCGACGCGGTCCTGGACGGCCTGAACTGGGGGCCTTCCACCGAGGGCCAGGCCGAGTGCGCACGACGCATCGCCGAGGCCAGGTGGGGGCTCCCCGTCATGTCCCCCACTGCTGGCCCCGCCCTCGACTGA
- a CDS encoding siderophore-interacting protein: MAANWQRGVLRVMGVTNHPVTVTAVRDFTPWYRRITFSAPDFVSDLDVFPTLWLRLWVPNPARGDTYVSQRGYTLVDVRPDEGTFALDFVLHTTAGPAGDWAKQAAVGDVLEVALTPAKIALPPDTGQVLLAGDITALPAINSWLDAIPSDIPVQVVIEDGHDDTADLPRTVRNGSDAQTDWQWVAPSPERGAALADAVRASTRPMDGLYAWAAGERKLIKTLRPVLRGDLGLDRSRHFTQFYWIEGRSGG; encoded by the coding sequence ATGGCAGCGAACTGGCAGCGCGGAGTGCTGCGCGTCATGGGCGTGACCAACCACCCCGTCACCGTGACCGCAGTACGCGACTTCACGCCCTGGTATCGGCGGATCACCTTCTCCGCGCCGGACTTCGTCAGCGATCTGGACGTGTTCCCGACGCTATGGCTGCGGCTGTGGGTGCCCAACCCCGCCAGAGGCGACACCTACGTCAGCCAGCGCGGCTACACCCTCGTCGACGTCCGGCCCGACGAAGGAACCTTCGCGCTGGACTTCGTCCTGCACACCACCGCCGGCCCCGCGGGCGACTGGGCGAAACAGGCCGCCGTCGGGGACGTCCTGGAAGTCGCGCTCACCCCGGCGAAGATCGCCCTTCCCCCCGACACCGGACAGGTGCTGCTGGCCGGCGACATCACCGCACTGCCCGCCATCAACAGCTGGCTTGACGCGATCCCGTCCGACATCCCGGTACAAGTGGTGATCGAGGACGGCCACGACGACACCGCGGACCTCCCGCGCACCGTCCGGAACGGCTCCGACGCCCAGACCGACTGGCAGTGGGTCGCCCCCAGCCCGGAGCGCGGTGCCGCACTGGCCGACGCCGTGCGTGCGTCGACCCGCCCGATGGACGGCCTGTACGCGTGGGCCGCCGGGGAAAGGAAACTGATCAAGACGCTGCGCCCCGTCCTGCGCGGGGACCTGGGGCTCGACCGCTCCCGCCACTTCACCCAGTTCTACTGGATCGAGGGCCGGTCCGGCGGATGA
- a CDS encoding MFS transporter: MLLVDDYGLLMALRVVAALSAAVVLPTALAAASTEAPTERKGRYLATVMTGLTGAILIGVPAGTRIGASLGREATFAFGGLLGLGSLLLAGLLALSGIVGVLGTRAAGRLVDRLGPMRAFVAAGALFCAAMTAFAMLWILKPVPVALAAALLACWSASAWAVPPSLQALMLVRAGERVATQALAVHSSSVYVGAALGGAFGGAVIVADPDGVGRRGAGPQPSRPPTSLRPFPLRRPIRLRPPHLTKN; this comes from the coding sequence GTGCTGCTCGTCGACGACTACGGCCTGCTCATGGCCCTGCGGGTCGTCGCGGCGCTGTCAGCCGCCGTCGTCCTGCCGACAGCCCTGGCGGCGGCCAGCACCGAAGCTCCCACCGAACGCAAGGGTCGGTACCTGGCCACGGTCATGACGGGGCTGACCGGCGCCATCCTCATCGGCGTCCCGGCCGGGACCCGGATCGGAGCCTCCCTGGGACGGGAGGCGACGTTCGCGTTCGGCGGCCTGCTCGGCCTCGGCTCCCTCCTGCTGGCCGGTCTGCTGGCGCTCTCGGGGATCGTCGGTGTCCTGGGCACGCGGGCCGCCGGGCGACTGGTCGACCGCCTGGGCCCCATGCGCGCGTTCGTCGCCGCCGGGGCGCTGTTCTGCGCGGCGATGACCGCCTTCGCAATGCTCTGGATACTCAAACCGGTACCGGTCGCCCTCGCAGCAGCACTGCTGGCCTGCTGGTCCGCCTCTGCGTGGGCGGTACCGCCCAGCCTGCAAGCCCTGATGCTCGTCCGCGCGGGCGAGCGCGTCGCGACGCAGGCGTTGGCGGTCCACAGCAGCTCGGTATACGTCGGGGCAGCTCTCGGCGGCGCTTTCGGCGGCGCCGTGATCGTCGCCGACCCCGACGGTGTCGGTCGCCGTGGGGCTGGCCCTCAGCCCTCTCGCCCGCCGACGTCCCTCAGACCGTTCCCCCTGCGCCGACCGATACGACTACGACCGCCCCACTTGACGAAAAATTAG
- a CDS encoding TetR/AcrR family transcriptional regulator — translation MPRTADPRRRLEVVDGVIEQLARTGISDFSLRTLAQGLGHSTRVLTHHFADKKALLEAVLQRLDQRQHEELRSTPGWDDPSVPVGSIVRAAWKRNLGPDELAMTRLIREIEGLAAAGRLPLHVPGFVRGRADFVASCLVTRGLSRDDAITKATVLNAAFGSLEGDYLITGDEERVERALDALCSWIDACVAAGQS, via the coding sequence ATGCCCAGAACCGCCGACCCCCGGCGCCGCCTTGAGGTCGTCGACGGCGTGATCGAACAGCTCGCGCGTACGGGTATCTCCGACTTCTCGCTGCGCACGCTCGCGCAGGGGCTCGGACACAGCACCCGCGTCCTGACCCACCACTTCGCCGACAAGAAGGCCCTGCTGGAGGCGGTCCTGCAGCGGTTGGACCAGCGCCAGCACGAGGAGCTGCGCTCCACACCGGGCTGGGACGACCCCTCCGTGCCCGTGGGCTCCATCGTCCGAGCCGCCTGGAAACGCAACCTCGGGCCCGACGAACTGGCCATGACCCGGCTCATCCGCGAGATCGAGGGCTTGGCCGCCGCCGGGCGCCTCCCCCTGCACGTCCCGGGCTTCGTCCGCGGGCGCGCCGACTTCGTCGCCTCCTGCCTGGTCACCCGAGGCCTGAGCCGCGACGACGCCATCACCAAGGCGACCGTGCTCAACGCCGCTTTCGGCAGCCTCGAAGGGGACTACCTCATCACCGGCGACGAGGAACGGGTCGAGCGCGCCCTCGACGCCCTGTGCTCCTGGATCGACGCCTGCGTGGCCGCCGGGCAGAGTTGA
- a CDS encoding pyridoxal-phosphate-dependent aminotransferase family protein, protein MALSERILLGPGPSNPYPEATAGLAAPLLGHLDPEFIKLLDRTCDRLRATWGTTNPVTLPLSGTGSIGMEAAFANTVRPGDVVVVAVNGVFGVRMCEVASRYGAEVIRIDHTWGEPVDVERVLAAHPAPAIVAAVHAETSTGVESDIAALGAALRARSPETLLLADCVTSLAGIPVAIDEWGVDIAYSGTQKCLGVAPGLAPFTFSERAWERRVEVPPVWYLDLSLLGAYVHGTPGSGGRVYHHTAPTAMIASLDAALERIQAEGLDAITDRHRAAGTRLQEGLQEMGLELFAREGHRLPQLTSVRVPEGVDSAKVRERLLNEYDIEIGAGVGELASSIWRIGLMGHNARLDRAELVLAALRRVLEH, encoded by the coding sequence ATGGCTTTGAGCGAGCGCATCCTCCTGGGACCTGGACCGAGCAATCCCTACCCCGAGGCGACGGCCGGGCTGGCCGCACCCCTGCTGGGGCACCTGGATCCGGAGTTCATCAAGCTCTTGGACCGGACGTGCGACCGCCTGCGCGCGACATGGGGTACGACCAACCCGGTGACGCTCCCGCTGTCGGGGACCGGTTCGATCGGCATGGAGGCCGCCTTCGCCAACACCGTCCGGCCCGGCGATGTCGTCGTGGTCGCGGTCAACGGCGTGTTCGGCGTCCGCATGTGCGAGGTCGCCTCCCGCTACGGTGCCGAGGTCATCCGTATCGACCACACGTGGGGCGAACCGGTCGACGTCGAGCGTGTGCTGGCCGCGCACCCCGCTCCGGCGATCGTCGCGGCGGTACACGCCGAGACCTCCACCGGTGTCGAGAGCGACATCGCGGCTTTGGGCGCGGCCCTTCGGGCGCGGTCGCCGGAGACGCTGCTGCTGGCCGACTGCGTCACCTCACTGGCCGGTATCCCGGTCGCCATCGACGAGTGGGGCGTGGACATCGCCTACTCCGGAACGCAGAAGTGCCTCGGCGTCGCGCCCGGTCTCGCCCCCTTCACCTTCTCCGAGCGTGCCTGGGAGCGCCGGGTGGAGGTTCCTCCGGTCTGGTATCTGGACCTCAGCCTGCTGGGCGCCTATGTCCACGGCACCCCGGGCAGCGGCGGCCGCGTCTATCACCACACGGCCCCGACCGCGATGATCGCCTCGCTGGACGCCGCGCTCGAGCGCATCCAGGCCGAGGGGCTGGACGCCATCACCGATCGGCACCGCGCGGCGGGTACCCGCCTCCAGGAGGGCCTGCAGGAGATGGGCCTGGAGCTGTTCGCCAGGGAAGGCCACCGCCTCCCCCAGCTGACGTCGGTTCGTGTCCCGGAGGGCGTGGACTCGGCCAAGGTCCGCGAACGCCTGCTGAACGAATACGACATCGAGATCGGGGCAGGCGTGGGCGAACTCGCCTCCTCGATCTGGAGGATCGGGTTGATGGGCCACAACGCCCGCCTCGACCGCGCCGAACTGGTACTGGCCGCCCTGCGGCGGGTGCTGGAGCACTAG
- a CDS encoding GNAT family N-acetyltransferase has translation MVDGRPGGAPDGITVRPVLITDPLAAPMIAELTAEYCRRYGEENGRNEMNSIPDSDFAPPHGGVLLLEEDGEIIAGGAFRRWEHDLPGARATSAGTGATVEFKRVWTASAHRRRGLARRVMAELEAAARRTGYRTAFLITGPAQPEAIALYTRLGYTRLDPADTPGVIYPDCVPFIRSLVEDGEEAAP, from the coding sequence GTGGTCGATGGCCGTCCGGGCGGGGCGCCCGACGGGATCACGGTGCGCCCCGTTCTGATCACCGACCCCCTGGCCGCGCCCATGATCGCCGAACTCACCGCCGAATACTGCCGCCGCTACGGCGAGGAGAACGGCCGCAACGAGATGAACTCCATCCCCGACTCCGACTTCGCCCCTCCCCACGGCGGCGTCCTGCTCCTGGAGGAAGACGGCGAGATCATCGCCGGTGGGGCGTTCCGCCGCTGGGAGCACGACCTGCCGGGAGCCAGGGCCACCAGTGCCGGAACGGGCGCAACGGTCGAGTTCAAACGCGTGTGGACCGCCAGCGCCCACCGGCGCCGCGGCCTTGCCCGCCGCGTCATGGCCGAGCTGGAGGCGGCGGCCCGGCGCACCGGATACCGCACCGCGTTCCTCATCACCGGCCCGGCCCAGCCCGAAGCGATCGCGCTCTACACCCGACTCGGCTACACGCGGCTCGACCCCGCCGACACCCCGGGCGTCATCTACCCCGACTGCGTCCCGTTCATCAGGTCGCTGGTGGAGGACGGCGAAGAGGCTGCCCCGTAA